CCATGTAGCTACAGTAGCTACCTTCTGTGATGGATGAACAAAAACTAGAGACGAGCTTCACCTAACGGATCTTCCTCTCTGGCCGAAACGGATTGCAACCATTTTTGGTATGGTGATCTTGAGGCTTCTTCTCCACTTCTTACCTTTAATGGAAAAGATCTCAGCCACGCCATACTGTAGATCTTCCTTTTGCAAGGGCCATCATCACCTTGGCCTCTTGCTTTTGCATAGcttctcttcttctacctcTGATAGCTTGCATCTTCAATCTTCTTCTTGACAGATGAAGTGACTGAAACTAGAGAGAGAAGAGTGAAAAGCTTTCAATGGaagtaaagaaagaaataaaaatgaatTACTTTTCCACTCCCCATGCCTAGTAACGTGTAATACATTAATGGCAATCAAATCaattttcactttttctttccCGTTTCCAATGTAATTAATGCAAGTTAATTGAATCCATTCAAAGAGGGGAGTGGGTAACTGGAAAAGCATGCAAcattgctttctttttttcttttcaattttttcggACCAAGCCTTATTGGTCTTGTAGTAAAGATTAATTGGGCTTCACATTAATTTTCTGGCCCAATCAACATATGAATAAATCAGCCTTATGTCATGTCGAATTTTTGTGCAAGGCTGAATCTATTTTCTTAGCACATTTGGGTTTTAATTTGCATTAAGCCCAATGATCAAAATCTGCACACAAAACAGAAATTATTAAGCACatatttttgaatcaaaatcaaattaataatttctaataacataattttaacaatgtttgattatcattttaatttagatttttccaaactcatcataTCTAATGTATTGAATATGATTGAGAATAAAACTAGCACATATAGCTAGCTAGTAGCTTGCAATTCTATCATGGTTCTGCCTCTCTTCACAAGTGTTTTCTACTTGTATTTATAGCTTTACATTTATGTCTTATGTTGATTATGGAGGCAGTAACTTGTTGATGCTCCAAACATTGCTATAAATCTATACACAAATTTAACGTTCAAGCATAAATATTAGGTGAGAttcataaattattatatatattcgTACATGTCAGATTATGTATTAAATTTATGTTTGTATGAAaattttctattataaaatGGTTTGTACTTTGATTTTTTGTGCTAATAATGTGCTAATAATGGCTTGTTGATATCTGCTGCTTCTATTACTAATTCAAACCAACTTATGCAATCCATCAGTAATTACTAAATGCAAAAGAACGATTAAGTTTTTCAATCAACCTCGAATGTCATGATTCCAAATCCAAATACTTAATTAGTAATTACTAATTCATACATGATCTAAATGTGAATTCAAAATATATAGAAGCTTTCTACAACAATGATTATTAAAGTATTACTTATTTGTTGATAGGCTTAGATTCAGGCTTTGTGTCTATGTTGTCAGCAGAATCTGCAGCCAAATTCTCACTCTTTGGAAATACTTGTAGCATCAGTTGTGATTCTAGCAAcagtgttatttttttttatcaatcttaTCCTGAAGGAAGTTCTATTTTGAAATTGTTAAGGGAGACATGGGATATCTATTTGGTTCCAATAATTAGCCTCGGGACCTGTTATTTCTGCCGCCGTTGACGACGAGCTCAGGGGAAGGCGAGAGCTTGAGATTGCGAAAGCCAGTAAGCAAAGAGATGAGGAGCTCGACCTTCAGTGAGAAAGGGAGAGGAAGGAAACGCTGAGggctatatttttttttctttttcgggcCAGCTTGAGAGATTAGTGAGAGATTGGGCTTGTGCTTGGGCTAAAGTAAGGGGCTAAGGTTAGAGATTTTTTTAGGGacctaattatatttttaaatttttaggaatttaaatgtctccaaaacaaaaaaacaatcaaaaatatatttgtctttttatcaaaaaatttaaacatgattTAGTTCAAATTGTGTAAATCAATCagtctaataattataatgtggacaatttaatttattattattactataatAAATCGATTTTgttctaatttattaaaaaataaattattaatcgATTTAATAAAGAcatctaataataatatgacTTACATAAacatttttaagaaaagatatttttaatgtctttatCAAGATGGTTTCTTATTggtattatattattatataataatgcCAATCTTTAACGAGGTCCGACAAGATATCTCTGTTTTCTTGTCTTGCTTTTTAGAAGCGCTATTACTTGTACAATGAACAAGAATCTTTAGGGCCTCGGTGCAGTACTTCTTGGGCCAATAAATCTATCATTTTGGGTGGGCCTATTGGTGGCCCATaatctcatttaaaaaaaaaagtaaaaatataaaatatttatccagcatcaagaaaaaaaaaataaagagtttaattttaattactttttgTCAAACCCCAAAATTGCCACTCAAATAAGCCCCACAATAGTCACTCAAATTGGCTACGTGCATAAAATAGTCTTTAAAGTTGCTTTTGAGAACGAAAtcagataaaaaattaataacaaaatataaaagataaaaatacaaaaattaatattaaaaataaaattagataaaatactaaaaataaaatataaaaaataaaaataaaaaattagtactTTTATATAGTGataaactaaatataaaataaaacaaataataaagtataatttatcttttttttttatcatacgaaatttagaatataaaataaaataataaaaaatgtaattatcaaaatttgataactattataaaaaaataaaaaaaataagttgtatTTCTATTTAACTAATTTAGTTTCATGACACAATGTTTTTGTCGCCAAATATAATTTTACGTTTCTATATGTCTATAACTCAATATCATATCTTTATAAATAGATACGgcctaaaattttaataataccaattatatttttaaaattgataaaaatacaCTATTAGTTCCTTATCAAGTGACTCATCATACCACTAAAGATTAACGTAaagtattttattaatttaataatataattggTAAATTAAAATCTCTGATACTATTTTAGTATAGACAGCTAATCTCGTGAACCACCTTGGAACTTAATTGGTAGAACTACATACATCCTTTTCATTATGGTTATAAtataacatactaaaacaaGTTACTAACTAGTGAGAAGTGCGCCTTATCCAATATTGATTAGTTTGATTCGGACCAATCCCCAACCAAACACAGAGACACAGCAGAAAAAACCAAAGAAAATGTAGAATAAATGGGTGTAGCCAAAGTTATGAAGTTTTATTTAAGGGTAAGgcatgaagaagagaagagatgAGAGGAGAGGGTGATACAAATATTGATTAATTTGTATGGGAAAAGGAAGCCATAGCCATAGGCATTGCCATTGCCATTGCCATTGCAATTGTGTTGTCTCATACTTCCAAGTATTCCACCAACACATACAAAGGCTTCCCATTCAACCGTTCGCGCCCCTACCAGATACAAATACTCATCATTAGTAACTACATGCAGGACCAACATATATACCAAAACCACCTGAATAAAAACACACATACCTTCAGTTCTGGCAATTCTATTACACAGGCACACTCCACTACCTCTGCTCCCACACGTTCTATAAACAAGGGTCACACAAACATATGTCATGTATATTCAGATATATAGAGACATGTTTGTCAATAGGAAAACTGAAATTATCTTAATTACCGAGTAAGTCCATAGCAGCACAGAGTGTTCCACCAGTTGCAATCAAATCATCAACCACTATAGCGCGTTCACCAGCTTCAACTGCTCCAACATGCATCTCAAGACAGTCCCTTCCATACTCCAGAATATACTCTTGAGATATCACTTTCCCTGCCATCAAACCAATAATGCAACCTTCTTTTGAGTCTTAACACCCCACAAACACTACTAGTCTTATAACATAATAATACCATACCAGGTAACTTCTTTGGTTTCCTCAATGGTACAAACTTTGCTCCAATTGCCAATGCTATGGGAGGACCGAATATG
This sequence is a window from Arachis stenosperma cultivar V10309 chromosome 10, arast.V10309.gnm1.PFL2, whole genome shotgun sequence. Protein-coding genes within it:
- the LOC130954615 gene encoding adenine phosphoribosyltransferase 3-like isoform X2; amino-acid sequence: MSAYRDEDPRLHGIKTKIRVVPHFPKSGIMFQDITTLLLDPKAFKDTIDLFVERYKGKNISVVAGIEARGFIFGPPIALAIGAKFVPLRKPKKLPGKVISQEYILEYGRDCLEMHVGAVEAGERAIVVDDLIATGGTLCAAMDLLERVGAEVVECACVIELPELKGRERLNGKPLYVLVEYLEV